GCTTAGCATCTTCTAGAAGGATTTTTCTCACTAATGAATAGCCATTACTATGAATTCCACTTGAAGATAGTCCGATAAGCACATCACCTGATTTAATGTTCTCGCCTGTTACTAGTTTTGACTTTTCCGCCACACCTACAGTAAATCCAGCAAGGTCATAATCTTCTTCACTGTACATTCCAGGCATTTCAGCTGTTTCTCCACCAATAAGTGCACATCCTGCCATTTCACAACCATCAGCAATTCCCTTTACAATGTTTTCGATCTTCTCTGGAATGGCTTTGCCACATGCAATATAATCTAAGAAATAAAGAGGTTCAGCACCTTGAACAACGACATCATTCACACACATAGCAACGGCATCAATCCCAATCGTGTCATGCTTATCCATCATAATAGCTAGCATCAGTTTTGTCCCAACACCATCCGTACCTGACACTAATACAGGTTCTTTAACATTCACCTTTGAAAGATCAAACATTCCACCAAAGCTTCCAAGACCCCCCATTACTTCAGGCCTCATTGTTTTTTGAACATGCTTTTTCATGCGTGATACTGCTTCATAACCAGCTTCAATGTCTACTCCAGCTTGCTTATACGCATTTGCCATTGTACCTTAGCCTCCTTGATTACTAATAAGAGGGCCAGAACAGCGATGATCTGACCCATTTTTTTAAAAAATAAGTTTGTTGTTTGAAAAAGTAGGTAATTTCCCTTCTTAAACAACTTCGTTTTGGTAATTAATTGACAATACTTAACTAATTGGCTCATTTACTTAACTAAAAATCATAAATACTTACCTAAACTATGGTTTTACTTAATTGAAATAGGACTTTACTTAACAAAACATGGATTTTACTTAATTTTAAGTAGTTATCCCTTAGTTTTCTACTATCTCAATGCCTTCTCATGAGGCAAGACTGTATCTGGATAA
This sequence is a window from Cytobacillus luteolus. Protein-coding genes within it:
- the purM gene encoding phosphoribosylformylglycinamidine cyclo-ligase: MANAYKQAGVDIEAGYEAVSRMKKHVQKTMRPEVMGGLGSFGGMFDLSKVNVKEPVLVSGTDGVGTKLMLAIMMDKHDTIGIDAVAMCVNDVVVQGAEPLYFLDYIACGKAIPEKIENIVKGIADGCEMAGCALIGGETAEMPGMYSEEDYDLAGFTVGVAEKSKLVTGENIKSGDVLIGLSSSGIHSNGYSLVRKILLEDAKLNLEETYDGLELPLGEELLRPTKIYVKPLLEVMKENEIKGMSHITGGGFIENIPRMLPAGLGAEIDYGSWPIPPIFDFLQKHGNLDKREMFNIFNMGIGMVLAVDVVKLLPVISKLEEAGEKAYIIGRVTNEEGVSFGGGDLA